The sequence below is a genomic window from Trichosurus vulpecula isolate mTriVul1 chromosome 5, mTriVul1.pri, whole genome shotgun sequence.
AGAACTCCCAGCTAACTGTGAGAATCTATGAAGTATAAATCTAGAACAGTGCTATTTAGCCTATATTATTATGAGGTCTAGCAGTGAAGTTGAAAATATAGTCTGGGGGAATATGATATAAAAGAAGTGTCCCAGGTTTAAGAATACCATTTTTATCTATGTCACCATATCAAATACTTGTAATCTCCAAACTACAATGGAAAGCTTTCAAAACACAGAGATCTAGTGGAAGAAATCATCATGAGGCAGGGCCAGAATGATACACATATCGTCCCCATTGTCCCTTTGGTGGTGTCCTAAAAAGACTTTTTGTCCCCATTGGTGGTGTTCTAAAGAGGCTTTTGGTGAGCCTACAGAGGATGGGTTCACATCTCAGTGCTTTCATTCCATTACAAAacgctgtttgtttgtttgtttgtttgtttcatctaCCTTGCAACAGTCTGCAGATCAGTAAACCCAAGAGAATAAAAGCAGGACAGTGACTTTCCCTATCTGAACTCATTCAAAAATGATGATAGAAATAATGACATCAGTGActgatatttatatggtgctttgggATTTTACATAGGTTGTCTTGTTGATCCCCACAGTAACTTCATAATTACTGCAGCTGtgtttacttccattttacagatgaaacaggtACACATCTATATTTGAAAGAACCAGAGACATTTGGCACAGAGAAGTGAAGACTCAGGACTGGCATGATAGATGTCTTCAAATATCATACATTcaaaaagtctcagtgcagttttaaattttaatagctttttttaaaaaagctttgatAACTTAAAACCGTTAAGATCTTATATTTGAAAGACTGTGATGAGGAAGAAAGGTTAGGTTTACACTGTTTGGCCCGAGagaacagaactgggagcaaagtGTGGAAGGTGAAAAGAGGTTAACTTTGGCTtgccatcaggaaaaaaaaaaaacaaactacttACTAATGGTGAGCTGTCTCAAAGAGGAAAGGATTACTGCAAGAGGTGATAGGTTTCCCCTCCTTagtggtcttcaagcagaagttgCATAACCATTTGATATGGCCACTAAATTGCCTTCCAAACCTCGAATTCAGTGGTTCTGTGATTGAATCCCATGTCCCTCTCagtcaggcttttttttttacttcctaatAGATACATTGGGGTTTCAATGCATCAAACTTTGACAACCCCTTTCTCTACCTGACCTTCAAGAATACCCAGTGTTCCCCTAGCTCTCCCAGCTTaggaattgaattttaaaaaactctCTTTCTTCTGATAAGAATCAGACACCAGGTAATCAAGAGAGAAAGTATCACCAATTAAAATAAGAATTTGCTAGGAAGAACCAACACCTCTCTGTAACATACACgcgcacatacacaaacacacgcacacacacatacacacacacacacacgcacacacttttcttgtctctgaattcctttattgaatttccCAGTcctcaaaggaaagaaggaaagcccaGAGCAATCATATATGCATCCTGCTCTCTGTGGGACAATGAGTAGTTTGGGCACTCTTGAGTCAGTCAGGAAAGGacctttctatgtttttctaaggagatacatacatacatacacttagaCAGATggataaatatacatacatacatacaaatccatatatgtgtgtgtatgcctatatgtatatattcatatgttgTATGTATACATGCCTTAACAGATATCCAAGTACTTTGGGGTAAgggtcaggaagaagaaaagtgtATCAGGAGAATGGACATTTCTTTATACACCCACCTCTGTGTTTACCAAGTAGAACTGAGCCCTCAGCTattgaaggagggaggaaggaaggaagaaaggaaagaaggaaggaaggaaagaaggaaggaagagagggaagaatgaatgaatgaataagcaaatGAAAGAAAGGGTTAAGTAGGGGGACCCATAGCATTCTGGGTATACATTCACTAAGGAGAACTCCATTATGGTGCTGATAGCAAAACCTTTggccaaatacaaaataaacagcAATGGTTTACTGAGAGTTCAGTGACTCCAACCCCAATTCTCCGTTTTCAAGCTTcaaaaagaattatagaatcgTAGActtggaaaggaacttagaagcCACCTAGGCTAACCCTATCACGCAAGTCAAGAActgctgcccccctccccactaaGACCCCTGACAGGTGTTTTCCATTAAAAATACAGCCTACCACATAAACACAGTACACATTAGGTCTTTTTCAAAAGGCTCACAAACTCAAACACCTGATTACTAgtgttttctccctctatttgctgCCATCCCCtacatttcccctttcccctatgGGATACTTTCTAATCTGGGGTATTGAAAAACCATCTTTAGGTTAATAATCCATATCAATACTAGTTGTTAAATGGAGAATCTCAATCCACTCTCCCTTGAAATGATTTCCACAATAATACTTTCCAAGGAAGCTCCCCTGACCTTGCAATGGTAATCAGGGCggtgctttttgctgttcttttcttaGGTGTCtctaatgattctggcctttgtttgaatggggcagataaagtgggatcttgtcttggaatgtttcagcactaagacaatcttgagtcattgacttgtacatggtggtactagggatcaACTTTCTCACCCCcgaaatgggatttttcactcttctttgtttgagtgcttttcagcactgagataatcaagtgCCCAGGGCCCTGTGACAGGTATATAAGCtccaaggttggcatttgacttctggggctctcactcactggaagagtacctcctgactctgagcaagccatggtaactgccccctggctttgctaacccagatgttgatttGTGTTGGGTCTGTTTGTaaagtatgtttgtaatttgtttgtatttgctctgaagttcaggttgctggcttttcctcccgaactaaatgaatgatatttgtatgttggattaaagtgagattgttaaccccttaaagttattttccttagtaaagcagatcaaagagcctgtgatggcagctcttgttgcttgtcttgttgggtcttatatcctacagcagctgctagccaaattgttgctacagacCTATAtacttctcaccctggaagtaTGTTCTTTCCTTAAAGTAGGGATTCTACTGGTATAGCCTAAGGTACATGAGGGAGCTCTGTAGAGAATGGTAGACTGTAGGCCCCATATGGTAAAAAGCTCTtgtttatgactttttttttcaaattggagGTAAGCTTTTTTAGTGAGGTACTAAGGAAGTTCCAGGGGGTAATGTGGAGACAAGAGTCACCAAATTAGAGACAGCTGTTTGGAGATGGTATTGATATAAAGGAAAGATGTTGCAAGAGGGTGAATAAGTTTCCCATCCTCTCAGCTCCTCGCCCTTTGAGCACAGTCGTTACTGTCTGTCTGGCACTAAGAGAGGCATGACTGGCTGGCGTTCTCTTTTGGGTCAGGAACAGGTGAAGAGGGCTAAATGGGCAGCCCTGTTCTTCAGATCTCAGAGGTGTTCTTACTCCTCTAGCCTCATAATGCACTGCCCGCCTCCATCTGCTGTATTTCGCTACCCAGTGAATAGTTGTGATGACAAGTAAGACTCAGGTTAATCTACTTGAGGGCAATCCAAACAAACAGCTCAGTggtgggcatttaataagtgaATGGTTAATGAATATGAACTAATTAATTAAACCAGCTGAGCACAGACAATGATTTTTAAAGGGATGAACTATATACAGATAGGCAATTAAAGGGCATATAGTAAATATAGAACCCAGGCTGTGATATGGCTCTTAGCATTCCTTGAACTTGAGACCTCTAACTAGCCCTTGAAATCCATGTATTCTCACTGCCAAGGTCCCTTGGCCAGCTCAGACAAGAAGTTTCTAGTATCTCTAGACCCAAAGTCTCTTTCTTGATGTGGCAGACCTGCCTTCCTCTACGTTGGCTATCTGAGAATCCAGTGATTTTCCTGAACCTCAGCATCTACTAAATTAAtacttcttaaaaaaaacttcttaaaagaAATCCTACCTCTTTTCCAAGTGTCAGAGAACTCTCTTTTGTAGATAGACAggcatatgtattatgtatgtattttcacatgtgtgtatatacatatatatgtgtatgggtgtgtgtgtacatgtgtgtatgtgtgtgtgtgtgtgtatattatctcAAGGATACCATTATATCACAACATTGGTTATCCAGCAGTTAGCCCAGTTATTACTCATTCTTGCTTCATGACCAACGTGACTCCTTTTTCAATCATACTTCTGCTTGATGACAATCTTTACTCTGGTTCTTCTTCTATTTGTTATGTGTTGTGATCTTCTCATGCTCACCATGCACTTCTCCATTTTCGATCTGAgtgattctctttttttaattattttggagCCACAGTATTCTATGCCTTGAAGGTATACCCCGGGGATGAATTTATGAGAGGACATGTCCAGGATGGGTGGATGTGAACAAGGTGGTCAGTGACACATCTGTGCCATACAGGCtatagttctttttctctttcccacccctataccaccaccaccaccaaagggCAGTGAAACTTTTAGGAAGACTTCATTGGTCTAGGGCTTCAATTATTCAAACAagcttcatatatacatatatagatatagatatagatatatagatatctagatatatacacacacatatatatatatatacatatatacacacaagtatacacatatacatatatacatatatgtgttatatatacacatagtatatgtatgtgtgtgttctgaAATAtctctgtatacatacatgtgtgtttctATATATCATTTGTACAAGTGTGTGGGAGGTAGGGTAGTACAATGAAAACCAAACCAGATTTGTAATCATAGACCCTAGTGTCAAACATTGTCTCCTCCAGTTACTATCTATctggtcttggacaagtcatttaatctctcttggcctcagttttctcaattggaaaatgaggaaTTGGCCAACATGTCCTTGattgtctcttccttctctaaaccACTGGTCCTATGAtcttacatatatgttatatggaCAGAAATCATCCATAGAATCACAGTTTTAAcaccaaggaaatcccaaattcAGGTAAATATGATTGTGATTGACAAAAAAGGGCCTCTCACCACAGCAGTCACAGAGGTCACAGTGATCATGGGAACCCATTAAATGACAAGAAGTCATTATCAAGAAGTTACATAAATAATTAAAGAGACTTTCGTCTAGGAAGTAGGACACCTGGAACTCCTGTGCCTGTAGTGTAATCCTAACTTTATGTGGAGGAAAGTCCCTCCCAGGTGGattcttattctcattttccaaAGCTCTGTGAACAATAGAAAGGACACTGGATGACTAATACTAAACTGTAGTTTCTTCCATCCTGGCCAGTCAAAAACTAAATTTGGAATTGTGAATGAGTTGCTGAATCAATATTTTTATTCCTCAGCAGCATTTGGTGCCAAGTGGAAAGGGTTAAaaggagtgagtgagagagaactTGGGGTTATACCAGTGTGTTTGGATCCCTAGAATCGCTATGAAGGCCCTTGTCTTCCTTTTTGTCCTAGGAACTGCTGGTAAGTCACTCTTGTTCATTCAGTGAACAAGTATTTTTTGAGTCCTATCATTATTCTAGTGACTATATGGAATGCAAAGAAGTATACAGCATGGTTCTGGCTTTCAAGAAGCTTGCAACTGAGTTGAGGGAACTAGATTAACATGAGGAAATAGTAGCAAACAATACATCATATAATGATGTTGAATTCTATGGTATAAACTCTGGGTTGTGggtattcagagaaagaaagacaaatgtaATCTAGTGTCATTGGAAAGGGCTTTAGGAAGTGCAAAGAACTTGAACCAACAGTAATGAACAGAAAGACTTTAACAGCTGAAGAAGACATTAAAGGAAGGGAGAACTCATATCTTGTCCTTTTTGCATATTTGgggtcatttaaaaataaacactatATACTTATCAAATGCCACTTATGTGCTAGGAACCATGTTAGGAGGTGGAGatcaaagataaaaaacaaataagataatCCTCACCTTCAAGAAAATTACAGTCACTTGAAGGGTACCAGGTACGGGGGTGGGGAAAAAGTTGTAAAGAGAGAAGGATATAATATGCACAGAGATAAGCACCATAAAAAATAGGATGTAATGGGTGGGGGGAATGAAAGATCACTTTCAAACAGGGAAATTGGGGAAGAGTTCATGTAGATGGCACTTgaaatgagccttgaaggaagagaaagaatctgAAAAGTGAGAGTGGGGCAGGAGTATCTTTTTAGCCTGAGGAATGGCTTGCTATAAAACATAAAGGGGAATAGATGGCATGTCAACTTCAAGAAAAAGGTAATGGTCTAGTTTGCCTGGAACATAAAATTCTAAGTTGACTCACCTTTCAAAATTAGAAGTCTGCCTTGGCCATTTAAAGATTTAGGTTTCTACTACCCTTTCCTTAGCTCCAATATAAGATGAATTAGTATATATCAATACTTCAAGGATGCTAGAACTTATGTATGTGCGAGTTCTCTTCCCTCCACTAACCTAGGTCTCACTCCATCTGTGTCCCAATGGATAGTCTGTGAGAATTCTTGGGGCCAAAAACCCCTCATCATCACCCTGTAACCAACCTGTGTATGACCTCTGAAGATTACTAGGCTGGATCACGGAAAACAAACATAGAATATTGTTGATAGATCTgtacataaagcctttcccagttaGTTGGACAGAGTTTATAGGTGGTTCCCTGAGCAAATATAATCTTACTCTTCTGAAGTGTACTTTAGCTCAGGTCTGAGGATTTTGGAGAAATAAAATTccctcctttaaaaataaaattaaataagagtgATAGATAAAGGTTTACAATCTCTTTGTCCATATAGTATCATCAAGTAAAATCAACATAATTTCCAGAGAGACAATAGGGTGATGATTACCGTTTTATATCCGCAGAGCTGGGAATTAACACCATTACTGGACAGAAGCCATCAGTACATCTGGTTAGACCCCAGAAGATTTCAAAACCAACAATGGATAATTTTTTAAGTAATAGAACAGGGCCCATATTTTAGGGGGAAGAAACATATGCCAGGAGGGACCTTGAGGGAAGAGTGAGACCATACTCCTGAACTTttaggaaggtgtaagaagagcAAAATCTTTTGGTACCatcattcttgtttcttttttgcattttccaGATCACTGTGACATCATAGTTTGGGACAAATTGTTTAGATtgtttggaaaaacaacttaaacttgaaaaaaatttccttttatcCCTGAATTTGGAGGTCATACAAATACATTCTTAAAAGATTTTGGATGATGGTGGTGGGCAACGGCAATGACATTAGGCAATTATTCCAGAACAATGAAGGGAAGATGGGTTACAGTGCTGGGCAGATAAAAGCCTATAGGAAAAAGGATGGGCTGGGAGAAATCTAGAGAAACAATCTGTGAAGGCTATGTGCCACTGACAAGATTGGAAAATTGACAACCAGAGTTTCAATGTTGTGACATTCTGTGGTAGTTGGCTGAAACTTCCCTATCCCTGATGACCTACCTTCCCTTCTTTGCTCTGGAATAATTACCTAATATCATTGCCACAGCCCACCACCACTGTCATCCAAAATCTTTTAAGAATATATTTGTATGAGATTGAAGCTCATTTTttctttagagtttttttttgggTTTGTGtgttctttcacagcatgacttacatggaaatgtgttttacatgactacacatgcataacctatgtcaaattgcttgccttatcaatgaggggggagggaagggagtgagggagataatttaaaaccccaaatttgaaagacaaaaaagaatgttaaagttgATTTTAgatttaattggggaaaaataaaatattaaattttttttagaaaagaatatatttgcATGACCTCCAAATTCAGGGATAGAGAAATTCTTTCAAGtttaagttgcttttccaaacaTTCTAAACCTAAAGACTTAGGTAACCTAAAGGTTACTTAACCTAGAGGTTACCAAGGGTGTTCTGCAAACGGGTATTGTGTCTACTCAGCTCAACCCTGGGAGCAATAATTCAGAATAGCCACTGGTATGTACTTATAATACTATTAGTGGACCTGATCTAAATCCTAAATATGAATGGGCAGTTGAACACATGCCATGTGTATACCATGGGTGTGAAGAATAGATAAGTATATAATTGAGACACTGAGAAAAATGGCCATAGAACACTGATGTCCCAATTATATAGGGCAAAGTTTTTCTCTGCTTAACCTTGAAAGGCATTGTAGAAGAGTTAACATTTCAAGGGATCTTTATTTAACCAGTAATTCctatttcttttccccctcagTTGCCTTCCCCAGTAAAAATGTTGAAAGAATCATAGGAGGAAAGAACTGTGCGAGGAACTCAGTAACCTACCACGTGTATATAGCTACGGACGACTCAATGTGTGGTGGTTCCCTCATTAGTGACCAGTGGGTACTTTCAGCTGCTCACTGCTACAATTTGTAAGTGACTCATAATCACTCCCTAAAACAAATTGAGTTACTAGAACTCCGCAGAGCTTACTCTAGATTGATTACCAAGGATTCCCAGATGGGAGAGGATAATATACCGCAAGTACTTGTCTCTCAAAACTGTAGTATGTACACAGACAAGGAAGGGATCTGAGATTAAAGTTAGTCTAAACAAGAGAGTGGAAATCTATAGGATTTTATTAGTcacttactacgtgccaagcactgagctaagggctgaggatataaatacgtccataaagaaagacagttcttcctttcaaggagcaTACAGACTAATGGGGAAGACTgcaaagacaacacataaaaaggaaatgaaaaacaggGTCAAGGTGCCCAGCAGGACCATGGTTTTAAAGCCCAGAGGGAGTCAGAAACAGGGATAGGAAAAGAAGTCTTTAAAAAGTAGGATAGGGACTTGGCCTGTGATTttgattggtatagggaactcacaGGTAAGGTAATTCCCTCGACCAAAGTCAGCACTTTTCTGAAACTTACAATCTTAGAAAGTCGCCTAGAATTctgagagttaagtgatttgtccaagatcacatagacaGGTCTTCCTATCCTCAAAGCTGACCCACTATCTACTATGCCAAGTACCCCTATGGTAGATATACAGACTCAGCCACCCCCCAAGATGAAAGAATTAACCAATGCAACCCTTCATTCTTTAGCTCTTTCTCTATCTTCATTGGCCTTTCAAATTTAGTGCCCACTAGGATTTTTGGAGTCTTGGGTAATTGTCCAGAGATTACCCTTGAAGCTCCCCAGTGAATGGGGATATGGAGAACTGAAACGAAGTACTCTAATACCTTTATTTATCTTAGTCATGAAACTTAGGGGTTGCCCTGGCTTGGAGGGGAGTAGAACTTTGGGGAGTGAATTTCCAAAACCTGGTCACCCTGTATGATCTCACAGAGGATTGAAAACATGGGATATCCTGGAGGAGGAATGGAAAAGGATTGTAATCAGGGTTAGTAACAAGTTAGGTTGTTTGGTGGAGAGAGAGCTTTGCAAATGACTATTAATTAGCGCTgaaagtggggaaggggagagaacatCTCACTATAATTAAAGGAGGGCTATCCCTGATGACCCACCAAATGATCTCCTCAGTCCAAAATTTCCAGGGTAAAATTTCCAAGAACGAAGGGGAACCTACTCTCCTGATGATAGCCCTTCAATTACATCTTAAGACTCCTCcaactcctcccccatctcctgtACCTAAAATAACCCTAACAATAGGGAAAATggtaaatgataaataaatacccttgaatctctcttctttttccactCCCTAGGACAAAATGCCCCCCTTATGCACTCTGATATGGCACTGTCTATGGGAAGCAGTAATGTCAGGATGGGACAATGTTGGTTTCACAATCTTTGATGTGACTATCTGTAGAATCCATGCTCCTGCTTCTGAGGGGGTTAGGGAGGGAATTACAAGGCATAGTGGGTTTTCTGTTCAAAGAACTGGAGGAAAAGAACAGGAATCAGTTTGCTTAgggatgttcttttttttaacttatccAGCCAAATGCAGGTGATCTTGGGCACCTACAACCTTGATGCCCTTGAGGGCACTGAGCAAATCATCAACTCTGCTAAGGTGATCCGCCACCCCAGCTACAATGATGGGGATACCAACCATGACATTATGCTGATTAAACTGACTAAGTCTGCCACCCTCAACTCTCATGTGTCTACAATCCCCCTGCCCACTTCCTGTGTGGCTGCTGGCACTAACTGCCTCATCTCTGGCTGGGGCAAAACTCAGATCAGTCTCTGGGAGTGGCTTGCTGAATTAGTACCACAGAACCTC
It includes:
- the LOC118850655 gene encoding trypsin-like — its product is MKALVFLFVLGTAVAFPSKNVERIIGGKNCARNSVTYHVYIATDDSMCGGSLISDQWVLSAAHCYNFQMQVILGTYNLDALEGTEQIINSAKVIRHPSYNDGDTNHDIMLIKLTKSATLNSHVSTIPLPTSCVAAGTNCLISGWGKTQISLWEWLAELVPQNLFPRAKSPNILQCLNAPVLSDNTCQDAYPGKITRNMICLGFMEGKKDTCQGDSGGPVVCEGQLQGIVSWGIGCAKKGNPGVYTKVCNYVDWIEKTIADN